Part of the Streptomyces antimycoticus genome, GGGTGGCGTTCACGTCGATGGCGCGGCTGGTGTGTTGCAGGAAGCCGAGCGGGACGGCCTCGGTCTGGTTCGCGTGGGCTGGGACGTGGCGTAGGTGGTCGCAGGTGTTCCTGGCGTAGTAGCGCAGCTCGCCGTGGAGGCGGTCGGCTTCTTGTGCGGTGGTCCAGAGCAGTTCGGCCAGAGGCCCCAGCGCAGTGTCGGTGAGGCGGCGGTGGCGGCGCAGCGTTGCGTAGCCGTCGTTGCCCAAGGCGGTGCGCAGGGCGGTCTCGCCAGGACCGGTGTAGGTGGATGGGCTGGTGTGGGACCGTGGGCTGCTGAGGGGACTGTCCATGGGGACGCCCTTTCGCTTGGGGGCTTACGCCGCGCCGTAGCGGCATCTCGGGGCGTGTGCTTCGTCGGTGTCGAAGGTGTCGGGGTAGGTGGCGGGGGTTGGGCCGTTGCCGAGTGGGGCTGGTCCGGTGGTCAGGTGGGTGCCGAGGTCGGCGAGGTGGCGGACGGCGGCCAGCGGTACGGGCGCGGCGCACACGGGACAGGGGCCGAGGAGTTCGAAGGCCTCGTCCTCGTAGAGGGGGTAGCGGGCGAGGAAGGTGTATTGGGTACGGGTGGTCGGGCAGGTGGCGATGGCCAGGAGGGGTTCGCCGGGTGTGGTGCGGCGCTTGCTGTCCGGAGTGATGGTGATGTGCTGGAGGCTGAGGCCGAGGGTGCTGGCGAGGCGCACGGCGGTGCAGGCGTGGTCGGCACCGCGGTGGGGTCCGTATTCACTGGCGGCGGCGGTCTGCTGGATGAAGGCCGAGGCTGCCTGGGCTTGTTCGGCGATGGAGGTCATGGGCGGTGTTCTCCTTGTGGCCCGGGTGCTGGCGGTGGCGGCTTGGTGTGTTGCCGGGAGGCGGCTCGGGTGGGTGGTCAGGTTGGGCGGATGCAGGTACTCAGGGGTACGGGGTGACCGTCAGTGCGCCAACCTCGGGGCCGGGGAGGGAGTGGCGCGGGACCGGTGCCGGGTCGGTGAGGGCGCGGCATAGGGCGGCCATCAGGTGGGTTGGGGTGGCCGGGGAGGCTACGGCGACCCACAGCACCATGGCGTCGGCGGCGCGGCGGGCGGCGCACAGCCAGTTCGCTCCGCTCTTCCCGGTGGTGGTGGGGACGGTGGCGGTGATGACGACGGCCTGCTCGTTGGGGGCGTACCAGGAGTCGTCTTGGCGGCCGATGTCGCGGATCCATCCGGCTGTGGCGAGTGCCTCGGTGGCCTTGTGGGGGGATTGGGACAACAGGAGGTAGCGCGGACCGTCTTCGGGGGTGGGCCCGGGGGTGTCGTCGGCCACGGCGGCGGCGAATGCGGCGGTGATTTCGGGTGGGGTGTCGTGGGAGAACCACGCTGTCCAGGTCACACGTGCGGTGGGGCAGGGACTGGCCGTGAACTCCCAGGCCATCAAAGGCTTCCCGGGGTGCTCGGCCCGGCTGTGGAGATGGCGCGCGTGGCGCTGTCCGCTGGGGTCGCGGTAGTCGGTGTGGCACGGCTGGCGGGTGGCCTTCCATCCGGCTGCCAGGAGGACGTCGTCAGCTGTGGTCACGGCGGCGGGGTCGGGCCCTGCGAGGTAACGGGGCGAGATCAGATAGCGCGGTGTGCTGGGGCGATTCCGGTTCTGCATGATGAACTCCTGGCGGGGTATCGGGTGGGGGATCTGTGCTGTCGGCGTCGTTTCGGGCTGGGAGGTATTCGGGGTCCCGCCGCTCCGGTCACCGGAATGGCACTGTTCTGTGCCGATCGCTGGTGGCGTCGACTT contains:
- a CDS encoding DUF317 domain-containing protein; protein product: MQNRNRPSTPRYLISPRYLAGPDPAAVTTADDVLLAAGWKATRQPCHTDYRDPSGQRHARHLHSRAEHPGKPLMAWEFTASPCPTARVTWTAWFSHDTPPEITAAFAAAVADDTPGPTPEDGPRYLLLSQSPHKATEALATAGWIRDIGRQDDSWYAPNEQAVVITATVPTTTGKSGANWLCAARRAADAMVLWVAVASPATPTHLMAALCRALTDPAPVPRHSLPGPEVGALTVTPYP